aacatacatgtacATGCAAATGGGTATTTTCAGTTTAACAGTAAGAGATTTTATCACCAACTCCCAGGCAACTTCAGCCAGCTCTTTGTTGTTCTGGACTACAGCCCACAGGAAAAGGTCTCTGTCGGGGTTCCCCTGTGCATCCATATTGTTCTCCCTGAGTTGCATTTGAGAAGCCATTGAACCTTTGGACAGCTAGATTAAAAGGAATTAATATGTTGCATTAAATTAACGGTTACACTTCTGTGTCTAAAATACCAAAACCCTACATTGATTACAAGGTACGTACGTTGAAACCTTCTGACGGATAAACAAACTCACTGATACAGATGTGTCCTCTGTAAGCATTTCGAACTGACATGACATGTCGGCGGGTGGGTAGAGGAGCTTGGTGAAACTGCCCAGTAGGTGGCGCACCTCATTGGACACATGAGTCATGAAGGTTGTTTCACCTCGACCCGGGCGAGCTTGAGGTTTGCGGCCGAGTCTCTGGACCCGCTTGTCCAGCTTGCGGACGAAGATGCAGCCGGGCATCTTTCTGTAGAGGTCGCACAGAGTCTCCTCGTCTTTCAGGAAGTCTTTCAGGCTCACGccgttctccagcagcagactgaCAAACTGGGGCTTGTTGCCGACCAGGGCTGAGAACATAGCCCAGTGGAGGTCGCTGGACTTGACGTGAACGtgacaggaaaacacaacaggtgTGTTTTCAGAGAACCTTCTTTATTTGATGCAGAAAAGTTGGATTGTTGAGGTTACAATATAAAAAGTTAGACAATTATGTAAATTGAATTTAATGGCAGTGTGGAGAGAAAGACAGTATTTTATCATACTACTCATGATTTTATAATGCAATAGTCTATTTCTCTTAATATCATACAATATTTTGTATACACGAAATGGGTTCATGCTGCTATTAGTTGAAATCTGTTCACCACCCAAGCGTTTTGCTTCTTTAAACGATGACTGCGAAACGGGTCAATTGCGGGATCACCTTCCATACCTAATACATTAACTTATCTTAATAAAGAAGACCAGGGAGGTTCAGTTCTGACAGTCTTACAAAGATTGCTGCTGTTGCAGgtgtttcagtgtgttgtgttagAGGCAATCTCACCTTCCACTGGCTCTCCTCAGTGAAGATCTCCGTCTCAGCTAAGTCCACCCGGTTCCAGGCGATAGCCAGCTCCAGCTGCCCTTTCCAGCTCTCGATTCCCAGTCTCTCGCTGGCCCTCGAAGCTGAGTGGAGAATATGTAGTGAAAAGATTTATCTCAGACGGaattctgttttcattttgaattattCAATTAGAGCTATATGGGAAGATAAATGGCATCAATCCTAAAATTCAAAGAGCTGGAATTAGTTTGTAGTCTAAGACTGATTTATAATCATAatcaacaaatgaatgaatgtatttattctgtgACGGGACCAGGGATCACACCGCAAGTTCAAGCAGCAATTATCTTAAAATTGGCAGCAAAATTCTAACAAACTTGGAACTTGGCCTCAAACCAAAAAAGACAGAGGATGTCCTCACCCGAGACGCCGCAACGGGGCGGGCAACCCAGGCAATTACCGAGGGCCCAAAGCTGAAGGGGGCCCCGAGGGACGGCTGACGTTATTGACAAAACAATGGAACTGCTTTAGACGCTGCAACGACAACGCATCTGAAATGCCCCACGCAGGGCCCCTTTTTGTCACCGGCTAGTTGCTAGTAAGGGCCCCCGACAGACGACTGATATGGCTCCATATCAGCAGCACAACTTGAACCCCTCGAAGACACTGCAACGACACGTCGGAAATCTCCCCAATGGGGCCCCCTTACTAGCGTCCATCGACGTCCGGTCCcagtcaaacacacagatgACAAAATGAAGCGAACATATCTCTCTGGGCTTGTACCAGGTTAATGTTGTGAGCAAGCTGCTGCAAAGTCCAGATGTTTCTCTGGAAACTCTAAGCATTGCATTGCGTCTGCTCTTGactcttcctgtctctgttGCCTCTGGTGAGAGGAGCTTTTCTGCTTTGAAGTTGATCAAAACCTATTTGAGGTCAACCATGTGCCAGGAGAGGCTGACATGGCACTGAGTTCAATGTAAAGAGATGTTCGGAGGTCGTTAGATAAGGAAGACATGATGGCTGCATTTGCAGAAGCCAAGGCCTGCTAGCAGTAAAAAAGAGGCACTACAACTGGACTGTGGATATAGGACCAAGGTGTCACAGCAAGTCATCAATTCTTCCTTTGCACTTCaattccttgtttgtttgtttgtttttttgcttagttgcgtttttatcattttgaagtttgcacatttcagttttgtttgtttttctgttatttaaatgttgtgtgtAAAGTTTGCATTCAGATAGTTAtgttattgattatttatttttatatgttaattgtttaataaaagatttttttactAATCCGTAGTCCTGGATTTCATTTATCATGATTCTGGGGTGCCCCATGGTCCTTCTTGCCTAGGGCCCCCAGGGGGTCTAGAAACGCCCCTGGTCATCACTAAGTGAGTAGAACGACTGACCGGAGATGCATTTCAATTCCTCCATTGTTAATAGATTTAAAAATTGGAAATTACAAGCAGAGCAGTTCAGCTGTGGGAATAAATGTAGAATTGTAGAGTCATTGCATCAGTCAGTATAGTTTTCTTTTAAGATATACATTAAGAGCGCTCAATATGTTTCTCAAGATCAGTATAAGGATGAAACCTTTCATATTGTGTATGAATAGATTACGTGTGGCTGTCAGTGCCTTGTTGTTTAGAAAAGCAAGAGCTTTAGCTGAAAGAAGAATATCAGATTTTTCAGTCTTGATTTCGACACATTTGCTGTCGCACTCCATTCGATTAGTCGGCTGAGAAGCAACATTATACTTTCTAATAGCTGCTTTGGCAACAAGCCTCCTCGTTTGTGTACTTACTGCTGTGTTGTACGCATGTAGTCAGTCTAGACTTGTACAGAGacttttgtaaaaacaaaacaaaaaaaaccataCCTTTGAGCAGGGCTTGGAGTATAGCCACATCCACATCTCTGTGATTATCCTCGCTTATTCTGAATACTGTCAGCAAGTGAGAGATCTGGATGATGTACTGAATCTGGCACAGATTGGAGACACAAAGAGTTAAGGTTTCACATCAGACCTGGAGACCCATGCCGGGGGATCTTAGACAGTTGGTCATACGAAAACGTCTCCGTTAAGGTATTACGGTCCTTAATCGAGAGAGAGCAGAAAACAGGAGAGGACCTAAAATTAAACCTTGTGGCACACCACAAGTGAGCTTTTGTATCAAATCCAGCTGTCCAATAACAGTAAACAGTTAAGAGATCCTCATGGTAAACTTAGTAGTAAACTGTAGTAAGATGGAAACAGTAGTGTGGAAAGTAGTCTAATTGTTGAGGTCAGTATGTTCATATACCTTCTCGGTCCATTTTATGATCTTGCAGTCTGAGAAGTTTTCATACTCTTGGCCAAAGAACTTTTTCATTAACTGCTGAATGAGGGCGATGGTGACCTGGAACAATGGCAATCCTGCCACTTGAGCAATCACATCAGCTATTCTCCCAGAGCCCTCCAAGATCACACACGGTGTCCCGTTCAGCATGGCGTTATAAATGGTCTGAGAAGAGACACACAAGACTGTCGGACAAAgactgagagagcgagagacagacaACTGATTCACTCACATTTAGGGTGCCTGGTCCTCCAtccaaaaccacacacaccacGGGGATTGTGACGCTACTCTCTGGAAGTAAGACAGTAGAACGATAAATTTTAAACAGATTTAAGATTTTAACTGCGACATTGCATCAGCTGATTTTGACCTCTGTTTCCGAGAAGCTTTCCGGAGATGCATTTTTCCAGACTGCTACGCAATTCAATCTCCACTCCGTAGTTCCCTTGGGTCCCATCATCCACCATCAGGAAGTGGGTGTGGTTGTTATCAAGGCAAGAGAGTCGGCCCTGGCCCTCGATGTCCAGCTCGTAATTGGCTGGAAAACAACCCTGCAGACATGAAGAAGAGAGAGATGTGGGAAAAAGACTTGTGCCATGCAGGTGATGAATCTCGTTAAAAAGATGAGGCGAGTACCTCTGGATTCACTAAAGCATCCCTGTTGTGAATTATTCCCCACGTTGCAACTCCAATAGCCACAATCTGGCCCTGCATGGAGCTGCTCAGTGCGTGGTCCCTCACGGCCCGCCCAACATGCTTCATCACACCAGCGTGCGTACCCCCAGTGATGATCCACGCTCCTGGGTACAGCATGGGCACAACCACCAGTCACATGTTAAATCAGTGAGCGTTAGACAGTGCCGGGGGGGAAGATAATATTATCTTTTGAGAGAGTCAGGCTAACTGTCTTCCCTGCTTCCATTCtttatgctatgctaagctaactggttAAAGCCTCTTATACAGCAGACAAGTAGGAAAATTGTTGTTTGAATTGTAGGAATGATGGCTGGCATCTTTAAgtacacacaagaacacactaTATAAAGTATTTGGTATACATGCCAAATCCCAAATACTTTATGCACTTAGAAAGTGAGCAGTGGAAGATTAATGAGCGGGTAATGAGGAAACACTGCACTTTAAATAGCACTAGGTAGTAGGAGGATTGGACCTTTGGGGCGTATATGGTGCATTttaccacatgcacacacaccctaaccctaaccctctccATTAATTCCCCATGTACCAAGTaaaacacatgctcacacacactgtggctAATGATTGGTGCTCCTTTGAGGTCTAAAGCTCACCTGTTGTCTGGGCCACTTTGATGAGACCTCTGTGGAACATGCTCTTGAGACGAGGTTTGAGATAGAAGTTCTTGGCTCCTCCGGTCACTGAGATCAGCAGGTTGGGAGGGGAAAGTTTCCACTGTTCGGTCAGTAACTTGTACAGGATTTCCGGGCTTGTGTCTGTGGACACTCGTGCATACTGGGAACGCCGGACAGATACAAAGGCCAGTTTGAAAACGCAGGAACACATTCACATGTAATGTCATCATAGAAGAAGGATGGTGTCACCTTGCCAGTCTTCTGTCCCGAACCACCAAAGCTGATGTCTCCAAAAGCATCAGTGGGAACTTCACGCACATGTCTGTCTTTGTTCCAAGACTCGCCTGTGAAATTGTCTGGCTTGATAGCTTCATCCACATGATCAGTCTTTGGGTGGCCACACTTGCATGCATCCTCTCTGGTGGAGAAACAAAAGCTACCACTTGAAACATTTTCCTGTAGACGGACAGTTTGAGTAATTACCCCGAAACAACAGACTGATTTAAATGATGCAACTGCCCTCACAGCTATTCGGGGCGATGCCTCCCTGCACAATAACACAACGGAGGACGGACGCCAGCAGAAATCTACAGTCAGAGCAGCTCATCATACCTGACACCTTTTTCGTAGAAGCAGCATTCCCTCTTACGGATGTTCTCCTTGATCCAGGACGTAAAGGAGGAAGGCTGAAAAGAAGGGGAGGGAGAAATGTTCTTCGAAGCTCTGACTGTCCTGATTGAAGGAAACCGCTTGGACTTAATAACAGCTTCCTCCATCCTGAATGATGGTGGAGGGAAAATAGTGCACAGTTTTGTCTCCGCCTGAGAGCACACAgcatgagaggagagaggaggctctGCAGTCAGTGCCGCCTCACTCAGCAATGCATCAGTGATGTCAGAGGCCGGCAGACTGCTGAGACCGGATTAAATGTTGTTTCCGGCAAGTAGCAAGAGTGCCAGTTCTGGATCGATAGAGAAGATCAAGCTGCATTAGAGAGAGGATGGATGAAACGCCCCATTAAGGAATCCATTGTGTGTTTAGTTAATGATTCTAATATTATTagataaaaaatgtattgtacttaaaacagatgaatatagttcagtttttttattacatttacaataGTATCCAGTTATGAAAAGTAGCTAAGGGCATTTATTTGTTAAGTACCGTAATCACGTGGATTTGAGGTATACTTTCCATTTAATTGTACCTTATTTTCTCTATTGCAATTTTCACAGGATAAATGTGCATttgactccactgcttctgCTTAGCCTCAGGAATAAATGATGACAGGGACCCTTTTCTAAAATAAGTGTTACACAGTATATAGTGTGATAAACACGGTTTGACACAGGAAAACACTCACCGCTGGGATTTGTTGAGGATTGCTCTGCCGTTTAGGCATCATTTCtgaagaaataacaaaaaaagtccAGTTGAAACCAACCGCTTGGAAGAAGTGCTTCATGGGGAGGAAGTTTTAAGGGCCAAATCCCAGTTGTTTCTAGTCAATTATGGACTTTGAATCTAGAAAGCTTGCAGAGCCTGACACATGTGACCTGTTCTGCATTGTCTGGACTTCCTCTACTGAGGCCCTGGTTGAAAAGTCTCAaccaaaacaatacaaatatttaaagtCTACACAAACATTCAGTTATCAGATACTGTAGTGGCAATACATCCATTGAGATCCTAAATGTTAAACTGTTAAGGGGTTTGTTGAGTTAAACTCTGGAGCAGAACACTGCGGCCAGTCCGGCCGCTAATACAACGTCAAAGAATCAGCAGGCTCAAGTTTAAAAATTAAGAACAGAAGCAGGTACAGTAAGAAAGTGAATTACACTAAGAATAGtgtaatattttgcaaaatagataacctcctcctccccggcccATTTTACTAAATACAGTAAGTGTGGATTTCTGAAGATTCTGCCTTGGCATGGCAGTCTTTCTGCATCTAATATCAAAACATGTCCTACATCATCATATTTCATAACATCgtatttgtcacggtgtggttcacttcctgtcttattttgtagttttctgccactcgtgtccccgggtaacttcactccctgccttgtcctgtcatcccctgtgatcgtctaatagtttccacctgtgtccaatcacctgcacctcccttgtgtatttaagccgtgtgtctcttgtgtcacttgtcgcgtcattgtctatcgtcgtggatgttcgtagttcctgcctgctgttttccccctggttcctgtgtgttttttgccttttgactattaaagtcttttgttttccgagaagtctgagtcctgcctcccccaagCATGCTTGACAATATTTTACCCATTTATATAATCTAAAAAGAACAAAGTTGCCTCGCAGTGCTGTCGTATCTGTACACCCACGGCATCCTCTGTTCCCAAACTTGGACCTGAcgcagaacaaaaactccctcaaAAACTATTCAATGGTGATGAAATAGGGAAGCAGTCCTTGAGCAAGCCCCAgagcttcacagcagcacacggCTCCTTAACTACTAAGGATGGATAAAAGCCTGAGAATAATTTCACCATAAATAATATGCAGCAATAGCAATAATAATTGCTATTTTATAATAGCAATAATaaaagatatataatatatataatatattttttaaatctacgTTTCCCGCGCCCCACCACAGGGTTGCGCCCCACACTGAGTTAACTACACCTCACATCTCCCACATCCTGGAGCTCATTG
The window above is part of the Gasterosteus aculeatus chromosome 16, fGasAcu3.hap1.1, whole genome shotgun sequence genome. Proteins encoded here:
- the LOC120834411 gene encoding transient receptor potential cation channel subfamily M member 2; protein product: MEEAVIKSKRFPSIRTVRASKNISPSPSFQPSSFTSWIKENIRKRECCFYEKGVREDACKCGHPKTDHVDEAIKPDNFTGESWNKDRHVREVPTDAFGDISFGGSGQKTGKYARVSTDTSPEILYKLLTEQWKLSPPNLLISVTGGAKNFYLKPRLKSMFHRGLIKVAQTTGAWIITGGTHAGVMKHVGRAVRDHALSSSMQGQIVAIGVATWGIIHNRDALVNPEGCFPANYELDIEGQGRLSCLDNNHTHFLMVDDGTQGNYGVEIELRSSLEKCISGKLLGNRESSVTIPVVCVVLDGGPGTLNTIYNAMLNGTPCVILEGSGRIADVIAQVAGLPLFQVTIALIQQLMKKFFGQEYENFSDCKIIKWTEKIQYIIQISHLLTVFRISEDNHRDVDVAILQALLKASRASERLGIESWKGQLELAIAWNRVDLAETEIFTEESQWKSSDLHWAMFSALVGNKPQFVSLLLENGVSLKDFLKDEETLCDLYRKMPGCIFVRKLDKRVQRLGRKPQARPGRGETTFMTHVSNEVRHLLGSFTKLLYPPADMSCQFEMLTEDTSVSLSKGSMASQMQLRENNMDAQGNPDRDLFLWAVVQNNKELAEVAWELCKDCMSAALAASKILKTMAEEESDADEAEDMRELASHFEDHAIGVFSECHDNDEERARKLLVCVSPSWGRTTCLRLALEADDKSFVAQSGVQALLTQIWCGGLSVDNPVWRVLICMVFFPLIYTGFLAFSDSPDPERQKPLSCRSRLVYLYSSPQVKFYWNVVSSFAFLFLYAVVVMIDFQATPSAGEMLLYVWLLSLVCEEVRQVLYDPDGFGFHKKAKMYINDLWNILDVLSIILFAIGLTFRLTTELFYAGKILLCIDFVVFCLRFMAIFTISSTLGPKIIIVRRMMTDMFFFMFLLSIWVVAYGVAKQGILIHNDNRLGWIVRGAIYEPYRIIFGDFPTNIDYAAFDLDSCSMNGTDPLKPKCPVLNENLTPAFPEWLTIIMLCVYLLFANILLLNLLIAIFNFTFQTVQDNTDRIWKFQRYELIQEYHSRPAAPPPFIIFSHFYLFVRNMFPIKASIISEESKSKLQMKEEELLSWEALMKDRYLLSTKQKKNQSMEQRILDTFQKVTTIADRLEREEETSSAAVVQRLAGLEEQACQSAKALQWIMDSLKSQGFAAKEAQPPTWSAADESTETLIDPSEKEDRNHVSPSAPLS